Proteins from a genomic interval of Arachis hypogaea cultivar Tifrunner chromosome 10, arahy.Tifrunner.gnm2.J5K5, whole genome shotgun sequence:
- the LOC112715806 gene encoding uncharacterized protein, whose protein sequence is MENRQENLFPPSLPNQQLLFFDEELWLMAEERAQEILCTIQPNVISEVTRKEIIEYVRRLIRGYYGAEVFPFGSVPLKTYLPDGDIDLTALSHEKDEEDLANMVCSMLQSKGNSEFQVTDIQHIHAKVQVVKCTVKNIAVDISFNQMAGLCAMHFLEQVDKLAGKNHLLKRSIILIKAWCYYESRILGAHHGLLSTYAVEILVLYIINLYHSSLRGPLEVLYKFLDYYSAFDWESNYVTIDGSKPLSSLPEIIETPECEWGGFLLDKEFLKNYRDMCSILAKESETKTHEFPTKYMNILDPLRNDNNLGRSVSRGNLHRIRFALSFGARKLKEILALPGEKMGSALERFFMNTLDRNGKGQRPDVEVPVHAFGTGRCEEPVLYGDCENYYDALQYLQLYCSSPRPLSALPSSQSATQADIHAVSTQQNWNLYYQSGATVYVPIQTDVYAPTCPDVYVPIQNDVYVPIQTDVYAPAHTFYRQNVPHATFGLEEIRKSRGTGTYIPDVTRNSYWDMRVKENKPRRHAPVNHHNVLPKSPPKKPPPEEVHSKETHSNSNIVKVANEEFAIPSGMSHNVLPKAPQKKQPPEEVHSNETPGANGNSRPFELAKEEFPLLSSIHQKSTPEVQESIHFTISEQAKNSSLCQLDIKFGSYRKSEPSLPTMDKKADSSAWSSESTMIVVPGMAKQRNKECSESDVKRGE, encoded by the exons ATGGAAAATAGGCAAGAAAATTTGTTTCCCCCATCCTTGCCTAACCAACAACTGCTGTTCTTCGATGAGGAACTATGGCTGATGGCTGAAGAAAGGGCCCAAGAGATACTATGTACAATTCAACCAAATGTAATTTCTGAGGTGACTAGAAAGGAGATTATTGAATATGTTCGGAGGCTGATTAGAGGTTACTATGGAGCAGAG GTCTTTCCATTTGGTTCAGTCCCCCTAAAAACTTATCTTCCAGATGGAGATATTGACTTGACAGCTCTCAGTCATGAAAAGGATGAGGAGGATTTGGCTAACATGGTATGCAGTATGCTCCAAAGTAAAGGCAATTCTGAATTCCAGGTGACAGACATACAACATATACATGCAAAG GTCCAAGTTGTGAAATGCACGGTGAAGAATATTGCAGTTGACATCTCTTTCAATCAGATGGCTGGACTTTGTgctatgcactttcttgagcag GTTGACAAACTTGCTGGGAAAAACCATCTTTTGAAGCGCAGTATTATCTTAATCAAAGCTTGGTGCTATTATGAGAGCCGAATTCTCGGTGCACACCATGGCCTGTTATCCACATATGCAGTGGAAATATTAGTTTTGTATATTATCAATCTTTATCATTCATCATTGCGTGGTCCTCTAGAG GTGTTGTACAAATTTTTGGACTACTACAGTGCGTTTGATTGGGAAAGTAACTATGTCACAATTGATGGTTCCAAGCCCTTATCTTCACTTCCAGAAATTATTG AGACACCAGAATGTGAGTGGGGCGGTTTTTTGCTTGACAAAGAGTTTCTGAAAAATTACAGGGATATGTGCTCTATTTTAGCAAAAGAGTCTGAGACTAAAACTCATGAATTTCCCACCAAGTATATGAACATTTTGGATCCTCTAAGAAACGACAACAACCTAGGTCGTAGCGTCAGCAGAG GAAATTTGCATCGAATTAGATTTGCTCTTTCCTTTGGAGCTCGAAAGCTTAAGGAGATCCTTGCACTTCCTGGGGAAAAGATGGGTTCAGCACTAGAGAGGTTTTTCATGAACACTTTGGACAGAAATGGGAAAGGGCAAAGGCCAGATGTTGAAGTTCCTGTTCATGCATTTGGTACTGGAAGATGTGAAGAACCTGTACTCTATGGAGATTGTGAAAATTACTATGATGCCCTACAATATCTTCAGTTATACTGTAGCTCTCCCAGGCCGTTATCTGCACTTCCAAGCTCACAATCAGCCACTCAGGCTGACATCCATGCAGTATCGACGCAGCAAAACTGGAATTTGTATTATCAAAGTGGTGCTACTGTATATGTACCAATACAGACAGATGTATATGCCCCAACATGTCCTGATGTTTATGTACCGATACAGAATGATGTATATGTCCCTATACAAACCGATGTATATGCTCCAGCACATACATTCTATCGACAGAATGTTCCGCATGCAACTTTCGGCCTTGAAGAAATACGGAAATCACGAGGAACTGGCACATACATACCTGATGTG ACTCGTAATTCTTATTGGGATATGCGCGTAAAGGAGAACAAACCAAGGAGACATGCTCCTGTGAATCACCATAATGTGTTACCAAAATCACCTCCGAAAAAGCCACCACCGGAGGAGGTTCATTCCAAAGAAACACACAGTAATTCAAATATTGTCAAGGTTGCAAATGAAGAATTTGCAATTCCTTCAGGCATGAGTCATAATGTATTGCCTAAAGCACCTCAGAAAAAGCAGCCACCAGAGGAGGTTCATTCCAATGAGACACCTGGCGCAAACGGTAATTCAAGGCCGTTTGAGCTTGCAAAGGAAGAATTCCCTCTTCTTTCAAGCATTCACCAAAAAAGCACACCAGAAGTCCAGGAGTCTATTCATTTTACTATCTCTGAGCAGGCCAAGAATTCCTCCTTATGTCAACTCGATATCAAATTCGGAAGTTACAGGAAATCAGAACCGAGTTTGCCAACAATGGATAAGAAGGCGGATTCCAGCGCTTGGTCATCTGAGAGCACAATGATTGTTGTTCCAGGGATGGCAAAGCAGAGGAACAAAGAATGTTCTGAGAGTGATGTGAAGAGGGGCGAATAG